Proteins from one Bacteroides zhangwenhongii genomic window:
- a CDS encoding alpha/beta hydrolase gives MNRYLKAILCIYIFLLAFLSMTKAEETQEKQQGTPQTYTVVKDIRYGLQRKKLSPNDHSSDRLLDLYLPDKKKPKKGFPVFVFIHGGGFTGGDKVEANGLNPICKAIVQKGFAVISINYFLTMKYHHHKGVSCESQMKNGIPVNHKFHPLIRQSIKNASLDAISALEWLKTNATKYNMNIHSVFLCGGSAGAITALHTTYVECPTFIKIKGVINLWGAMENPSMITAPAPPIFTFHGDCDDVISVEYGHAIQQRMRNIGDTISRFQILEGKGHAQYSYIATNYINDIIYFLNSQLKQ, from the coding sequence ATGAATCGCTATTTAAAAGCAATATTGTGTATATACATTTTTTTATTGGCATTTTTGTCAATGACAAAAGCTGAAGAAACACAGGAAAAACAGCAGGGAACGCCTCAAACTTATACAGTCGTCAAGGATATCCGCTACGGGCTGCAAAGAAAAAAGCTTTCTCCAAACGATCATTCTTCCGACAGACTGCTAGATCTTTACCTACCCGATAAAAAAAAGCCAAAGAAAGGATTCCCCGTTTTTGTATTCATACATGGAGGAGGGTTTACCGGAGGAGATAAAGTGGAGGCTAACGGGCTTAATCCTATTTGCAAAGCTATTGTTCAAAAGGGATTTGCCGTTATCTCAATAAACTATTTTCTCACAATGAAATATCATCACCATAAAGGGGTATCATGTGAATCGCAAATGAAAAACGGAATACCTGTCAATCACAAATTTCATCCACTTATCAGACAATCTATAAAGAACGCTTCTTTGGATGCAATAAGTGCATTGGAATGGCTGAAAACGAATGCCACGAAATACAACATGAATATTCATTCTGTATTTCTTTGCGGTGGCTCTGCCGGAGCAATAACCGCCCTTCATACGACCTATGTAGAATGTCCTACATTCATTAAAATAAAAGGAGTTATTAATCTTTGGGGAGCTATGGAGAATCCAAGTATGATCACAGCCCCCGCACCTCCTATTTTCACATTTCATGGAGATTGCGATGATGTTATCAGTGTTGAATATGGACATGCCATCCAACAACGGATGAGAAACATAGGTGACACAATTTCCAGATTCCAAATACTAGAAGGCAAAGGGCATGCACAATATAGTTATATTGCTACTAATTATATCAATGACATCATATATTTCTTAAATAGTCAATTAAAACAATGA
- a CDS encoding S24 family peptidase has protein sequence MGNILSRIQEIASNEGITIGAMERTIGASKGVLSRAINNGTDIQAKWLSIIVENYPRYSTGWLLTGAGSMLKDDLKGIQTADEANPSTLPTTSMNPSVGTPYYDVDFIGGFDEVFNSQVNIPATNIVIRGFEKASLWCNVTGHSMEPKINHGDIIALRQCTLNDIQYGEIYAVVLDTIRTIKILRRSPDPGKLRFIPINTEDYDEQEFDKSRIVNVFEVIGSISKFF, from the coding sequence ATGGGCAATATTTTATCAAGAATACAAGAAATAGCCTCCAATGAGGGGATAACTATTGGCGCCATGGAAAGAACTATTGGCGCAAGTAAAGGCGTGCTTTCAAGAGCAATCAATAACGGGACCGACATTCAAGCCAAATGGCTTAGTATAATAGTTGAAAATTATCCCCGATATTCAACAGGATGGTTGCTTACTGGTGCAGGTAGCATGTTGAAAGATGATTTGAAAGGCATTCAAACAGCAGACGAAGCCAATCCTTCGACTCTGCCTACAACATCTATGAACCCATCTGTCGGCACACCATACTACGATGTTGACTTTATTGGGGGATTCGATGAGGTGTTCAACTCTCAGGTAAACATACCCGCCACCAACATCGTAATAAGGGGATTCGAAAAAGCCAGCCTCTGGTGCAATGTCACCGGCCACTCCATGGAGCCCAAAATAAACCATGGCGACATCATTGCCCTTCGTCAATGCACACTCAACGACATCCAGTATGGCGAAATCTACGCAGTGGTACTGGACACCATCCGTACCATTAAAATCCTGCGCAGGTCTCCGGATCCAGGCAAACTGCGCTTCATTCCTATCAATACAGAGGATTATGATGAGCAGGAATTCGACAAATCGCGCATCGTGAATGTCTTTGAGGTCATTGGAAGCATCAGCAAATTCTTCTAA
- a CDS encoding AAA family ATPase translates to MEITNEVKQRIVAAIATDRENYPSDNRHATALGIAPSVYNAIKRGNYEKQVSDANWVGIARRLGVQLRTEIPWLAAQTPTYVFVSKQLEVCQGSGLSAILCDMPNIGKTFTAKAYVKQHKHAVYVDCSQVKTKLKLIRYIAKEFGVTSNGRYSDVYEDLVAYLRTIDTPLVILDEAGDLQYEAFLELKALWNATERCCAWYMMGADGLKEKINRAIEGKKVGYTEMLSRYGDSYSKVTPDDAQEREKFLKAQAAIVAKINAPDGADIAKIVHSTGGGLRRVYTEIEKLRRMQA, encoded by the coding sequence ATGGAAATAACAAATGAAGTAAAGCAACGTATTGTGGCAGCGATAGCCACCGACCGTGAAAATTATCCCAGTGACAACCGCCATGCCACGGCACTGGGCATAGCCCCCAGCGTTTACAATGCCATCAAGCGGGGCAATTATGAAAAGCAGGTCAGTGATGCCAACTGGGTAGGTATAGCCCGAAGATTAGGCGTGCAACTGCGTACAGAAATACCTTGGCTGGCAGCACAGACCCCGACCTACGTGTTTGTGAGCAAGCAGCTGGAAGTGTGCCAGGGAAGCGGGCTGAGTGCCATCCTGTGCGATATGCCCAATATCGGCAAGACCTTTACAGCGAAAGCTTACGTGAAGCAGCACAAGCACGCCGTATATGTGGACTGCAGCCAGGTGAAGACCAAACTGAAGCTGATACGCTACATTGCCAAGGAATTCGGTGTGACCAGCAACGGACGCTATAGCGACGTGTATGAGGATCTGGTGGCCTACCTGCGCACGATTGATACGCCCCTGGTTATCCTGGATGAAGCCGGGGACCTGCAGTATGAAGCCTTCCTGGAGTTAAAGGCGCTTTGGAACGCTACGGAACGCTGCTGTGCCTGGTATATGATGGGTGCCGACGGATTAAAGGAGAAGATCAACCGCGCCATCGAAGGCAAGAAGGTGGGCTATACCGAAATGTTGAGCCGCTACGGTGACTCCTACAGCAAGGTGACCCCGGACGATGCGCAGGAACGCGAAAAGTTTCTGAAGGCACAGGCTGCCATCGTCGCAAAAATCAATGCCCCGGACGGTGCCGACATTGCCAAGATTGTTCATAGCACCGGAGGCGGCTTGCGGCGCGTATATACCGAAATCGAAAAATTAAGGAGGATGCAGGCATGA
- a CDS encoding AAA family ATPase — translation MKLKRAYSPGEVLNMKIPRFEFSGDWQTSIGNPAKSGVWIIWGASGNGKSSFVMQLAKYLCSFGRVIYDSLEESTGLSFQMSLKRHKMGEVKKKLIILDQEPMEQLEERLRRRGSPGIVIIDSFQYSGLNYKTYKEFKERHPKKLFIFISHAEGLHPAGRSARKVEYDADVKIMVSCFKAWCKSRFMERPGEPYVIWEEGAAKTLKDDNMEDYLNDGMGE, via the coding sequence GTGAAACTGAAGAGAGCCTACAGTCCCGGTGAGGTGCTGAACATGAAGATTCCCCGGTTCGAGTTTTCCGGGGACTGGCAAACCTCGATAGGCAACCCGGCCAAGAGCGGCGTGTGGATTATTTGGGGAGCCAGCGGAAACGGTAAGAGCAGCTTTGTGATGCAGCTGGCCAAGTACCTGTGTAGCTTCGGACGCGTAATTTATGACAGTTTGGAAGAAAGTACCGGTTTGTCGTTCCAGATGAGCCTGAAACGGCACAAGATGGGTGAAGTGAAAAAGAAGCTGATTATCCTTGACCAGGAACCGATGGAGCAATTGGAGGAACGGTTACGGCGCAGAGGCAGTCCCGGAATCGTGATTATCGACAGCTTCCAATACAGCGGCTTGAACTACAAAACCTACAAGGAGTTCAAGGAACGTCATCCCAAGAAACTGTTTATCTTCATCAGCCATGCCGAGGGGCTTCATCCGGCAGGTAGAAGCGCCCGCAAGGTGGAATATGATGCCGATGTGAAAATCATGGTAAGCTGTTTCAAAGCCTGGTGCAAAAGCCGCTTTATGGAGCGGCCCGGTGAGCCCTACGTGATATGGGAAGAAGGTGCTGCCAAAACATTGAAGGACGATAATATGGAGGATTATTTGAATGATGGAATGGGAGAATAA
- a CDS encoding DUF4406 domain-containing protein has product MEKKEEKKVCCICGKEYEGYGYNPFPVKEEGCCCQSCNYSVVVPERWERHKAFQRGEATGAGKVYISGAIAHYDMNERKEAFSRAEEKLMAQGYDPVNPFRNGLPDEAHWRAHMRADIALLLACDYIYMLKDWELSKGAKLELDVASSCGIKVLFE; this is encoded by the coding sequence ATGGAAAAGAAAGAAGAAAAGAAAGTGTGCTGCATCTGCGGCAAAGAGTATGAGGGCTACGGATACAATCCGTTCCCGGTGAAAGAAGAAGGCTGCTGCTGCCAATCGTGCAACTACAGTGTGGTGGTTCCGGAACGGTGGGAACGACACAAGGCTTTTCAACGTGGTGAAGCGACCGGTGCCGGGAAAGTGTACATCAGCGGAGCCATCGCGCACTATGATATGAATGAGCGCAAGGAAGCCTTCAGCCGTGCCGAGGAGAAACTGATGGCACAAGGCTATGATCCTGTAAACCCTTTCAGGAACGGATTGCCGGATGAAGCTCATTGGAGAGCCCACATGCGGGCCGACATTGCCCTGTTGCTGGCTTGTGACTATATCTACATGCTGAAGGACTGGGAACTGAGCAAGGGAGCCAAACTGGAGCTTGACGTAGCCAGTTCGTGTGGCATTAAAGTATTGTTTGAATAA
- a CDS encoding DUF3164 family protein codes for MEKNNQSVDIKSLSKEQRAALMAQLQQEEKEDRIARRETYEALRGEFMHEVKTNVLEMVNAVTGFRGWLEKEADAFTKVMKEYGQVKSDEQRSYTITDGDFRLEVKSNKVKGFDERADMAADRLIDYLKRYMQNSEKGSDDPMYQMAMTLLERNKMGDLDYKSISKLYELEDKFDEEYADIMRLFKEANVVQRNATNYYFSRRNPENGVWTRIEPSFCRL; via the coding sequence ATGGAAAAGAACAATCAAAGTGTGGACATCAAGTCCCTGAGTAAAGAACAGCGAGCAGCCCTCATGGCCCAGCTGCAGCAAGAAGAGAAAGAAGACCGCATCGCCCGTCGTGAAACTTACGAGGCATTACGCGGTGAGTTTATGCACGAAGTAAAGACCAACGTTCTTGAGATGGTGAATGCCGTGACCGGGTTCCGCGGATGGCTGGAAAAAGAAGCCGATGCCTTTACCAAGGTGATGAAGGAATACGGCCAGGTGAAAAGCGACGAACAGCGCAGCTATACCATTACGGACGGAGACTTCCGTCTGGAAGTGAAAAGCAACAAGGTGAAAGGCTTCGATGAACGAGCCGACATGGCAGCCGACCGTCTGATTGACTATTTGAAGCGCTACATGCAGAACAGCGAGAAAGGTTCTGATGATCCGATGTATCAGATGGCCATGACCCTGCTGGAGCGCAACAAGATGGGCGACCTGGACTACAAGAGCATTTCAAAGCTGTATGAACTGGAAGATAAGTTCGATGAAGAGTATGCAGACATCATGCGCCTGTTCAAGGAAGCTAATGTAGTGCAGCGCAATGCCACCAACTACTACTTCAGCCGCCGCAACCCTGAAAACGGCGTATGGACCCGCATTGAACCCAGTTTCTGCCGTTTGTAG
- a CDS encoding toxin glutamine deamidase domain-containing protein, whose protein sequence is MDKLMARIDEMIAEMPDYLTGEEKMAIARNNLEMEKALKIKKGKPMDVDKADKQNANPKHVEEYILDSKGIYRDKRGNRYRKNSDYDKKRDTPYSINCQTCAPAYALRLRGWDITAKGNVAGSKLEYLSNGRAFEVWKNTDGTPAQHISINSWLAHKGYLKMTPKRYMEYFNEVCKEEGVYELCIGWKSGGGHATILQRFADGELRYIEPQSDNSAGSGMEWKDVKYLCEIGAATSHNCRGVLRIDNKLFDVSFLDIFDT, encoded by the coding sequence GTGGATAAACTTATGGCCCGTATTGACGAGATGATTGCGGAAATGCCGGACTACCTTACCGGGGAGGAAAAAATGGCCATTGCCCGGAACAACCTCGAAATGGAAAAGGCTCTTAAAATCAAAAAAGGAAAACCTATGGATGTGGATAAGGCGGACAAACAGAATGCAAATCCCAAACATGTGGAAGAGTATATTTTGGATTCCAAAGGAATATACCGCGATAAAAGGGGAAACAGATACCGGAAGAACAGCGATTACGATAAAAAACGGGATACTCCATACAGTATCAACTGCCAGACTTGCGCACCGGCATACGCTTTACGATTACGTGGATGGGATATTACCGCCAAAGGCAATGTCGCAGGGTCTAAACTTGAATATCTGAGTAATGGACGTGCTTTTGAAGTCTGGAAAAACACCGACGGTACTCCGGCGCAACATATAAGTATAAACAGCTGGCTTGCGCACAAAGGATACCTGAAAATGACCCCTAAAAGGTACATGGAGTATTTCAATGAGGTATGTAAGGAAGAAGGCGTGTATGAATTGTGCATCGGCTGGAAAAGTGGAGGAGGTCATGCTACAATCCTGCAACGGTTTGCGGATGGTGAACTAAGGTATATCGAACCCCAAAGCGATAATTCTGCCGGTTCAGGAATGGAATGGAAAGACGTAAAATATTTATGTGAAATAGGAGCTGCGACTTCCCACAACTGCAGGGGAGTCCTGAGAATTGACAATAAGCTATTCGATGTCTCCTTCCTCGATATTTTCGATACATGA
- a CDS encoding phage portal protein family protein produces the protein MKKKNRKTGKAGIITVGGNFTLPGQKRPNVIVLTQPKRFGLDISDYMAAVRVAENVDFSRRYKLYDLYEDILMDTHLSCVLEKRKNAVLCSNMEFRVDGKPDDKINEQIQSPWFNRLVGDILDAKFWGFSLCQFYKLQEWVDYDLVPRKHVDPVRELILRHQTDITGHSWNEYTDLLFVGSPSDLGLLAKAAPWVIYKRNTTGDWAQFSEVFGMPIQEYIYDSDDDESRQRAMEDAANAGSLAQFFHAKDTELKLTEAGNKTGSADVYERLCERCNNEISKLILGNTLTTESSEKGTQALGTVHKKVEDKVLEADRKYVLNVLNYDMTDILLRMGINTEGGTFCFPEPKETDAGTKISILTQLKKNFNIPIDDDYLYEEFGIDKPANYEQLKAEQKTAEQADQIPSPKKEPEPANKGRDDEPTPKQKRNFRNWLKGFFVKAPADGAALDW, from the coding sequence ATGAAAAAGAAAAACAGAAAAACTGGCAAAGCCGGCATCATCACCGTAGGGGGAAACTTCACGTTGCCGGGACAAAAGAGACCGAATGTGATTGTGCTCACACAGCCCAAACGCTTCGGGCTGGACATTTCCGACTACATGGCAGCCGTAAGGGTGGCCGAGAATGTCGATTTCTCGCGACGTTACAAACTTTATGACCTCTACGAGGACATTCTGATGGATACCCACCTTTCCTGTGTGCTCGAAAAGCGAAAGAATGCCGTGCTGTGCTCCAACATGGAATTCCGGGTGGACGGGAAGCCCGACGATAAAATCAACGAACAGATACAGTCGCCCTGGTTCAACCGGCTGGTGGGTGACATCCTTGATGCGAAATTCTGGGGCTTCTCGCTCTGCCAGTTCTACAAGCTGCAGGAGTGGGTGGATTATGACCTGGTACCACGCAAGCATGTGGATCCGGTCAGGGAACTCATCCTGCGCCACCAGACGGACATTACCGGCCATTCCTGGAATGAATATACCGACCTGCTGTTTGTGGGTTCACCGTCCGATTTGGGGCTGTTGGCCAAGGCTGCACCTTGGGTCATCTACAAACGTAACACTACGGGCGACTGGGCACAGTTCTCCGAGGTATTCGGCATGCCTATCCAGGAATATATCTATGATTCCGACGACGACGAGTCACGCCAGCGGGCCATGGAGGATGCGGCCAATGCCGGAAGTCTGGCGCAGTTCTTCCATGCCAAGGACACGGAACTCAAACTCACGGAAGCCGGAAACAAAACAGGGTCTGCCGATGTCTATGAACGCCTCTGCGAGCGGTGCAACAACGAAATTTCCAAACTGATACTGGGCAATACGCTGACCACCGAATCGTCCGAAAAAGGCACGCAGGCTTTGGGTACGGTTCATAAGAAAGTAGAGGACAAGGTACTGGAGGCCGACCGGAAGTACGTGCTCAACGTGCTGAATTACGACATGACGGACATTCTGCTGCGCATGGGCATCAACACCGAAGGGGGTACGTTCTGTTTCCCCGAACCGAAGGAAACGGATGCCGGTACCAAAATATCCATCCTCACGCAGCTGAAGAAGAACTTCAACATCCCCATCGACGACGACTATCTCTATGAGGAATTCGGTATCGACAAACCGGCCAATTACGAGCAGCTGAAGGCGGAACAAAAGACGGCTGAACAAGCCGACCAGATTCCAAGCCCGAAGAAGGAGCCGGAGCCAGCGAATAAGGGACGGGATGATGAACCGACACCGAAACAGAAAAGAAACTTCCGGAACTGGCTCAAAGGTTTTTTCGTGAAAGCCCCGGCAGACGGGGCAGCTTTAGACTGGTAG
- a CDS encoding phage protein Gp36 family protein, translated as MSKFVELTDYDASIHRDILDALVREDETVIEVCEDRAIAEMRCYLGKRYDCNKIFAATGENRNQLVLMMVIDMAVYHIFCIHNPQKLSQVRKDRYERAVEWMKAVADEDISIEGAPLLPEEQRAGRSDFRIQSNRKRTNHW; from the coding sequence ATGAGCAAATTTGTTGAACTTACCGATTACGATGCGAGCATCCACCGAGACATCCTCGACGCACTGGTTCGCGAAGACGAAACGGTCATTGAGGTTTGCGAGGACAGGGCCATTGCCGAAATGCGGTGTTATCTGGGCAAACGCTACGACTGCAACAAGATTTTTGCAGCCACCGGCGAGAACCGTAACCAGCTCGTGCTGATGATGGTCATCGACATGGCGGTCTATCACATCTTCTGCATCCACAACCCGCAGAAACTTTCCCAGGTACGCAAGGATCGTTACGAACGGGCGGTGGAATGGATGAAGGCGGTGGCCGACGAGGACATTTCAATCGAAGGGGCTCCGCTGCTGCCCGAGGAACAAAGGGCGGGCAGGTCGGATTTCCGCATTCAAAGCAACCGCAAACGAACGAACCACTGGTAA
- a CDS encoding helix-turn-helix domain-containing protein, producing the protein MADLTNAQKKEWAKTLYLKENLTQQEIADRVGVSRVSVSNWVRAGKWEEQKVGLTLTRQEQVANLYRQVAEINKAIAERPEGERFPSSKEADILGKLSATIRNMEQEVGIADIISVLTGLIDWVRAADLEKAKEITRLADAYIKDKL; encoded by the coding sequence ATGGCAGATTTGACGAATGCCCAGAAAAAGGAATGGGCAAAAACTTTGTACCTCAAGGAAAACCTCACACAGCAGGAAATCGCCGACCGGGTGGGCGTGTCACGGGTGTCCGTGTCCAACTGGGTACGGGCCGGGAAGTGGGAGGAACAGAAGGTGGGGCTTACGCTCACAAGGCAGGAACAGGTGGCTAACCTCTACCGGCAGGTGGCCGAAATAAACAAGGCCATCGCCGAACGGCCCGAAGGGGAACGGTTCCCCTCATCCAAGGAGGCTGACATCCTCGGGAAACTGTCGGCGACCATACGCAACATGGAGCAGGAAGTGGGCATTGCCGACATCATCAGTGTCCTCACCGGGCTCATCGACTGGGTACGGGCGGCCGACCTCGAAAAGGCAAAGGAAATTACACGCCTGGCCGATGCGTACATTAAAGACAAATTATAA
- a CDS encoding head maturation protease, ClpP-related produces MSRFFNITTSDDGTSTIFLYGDIGDYTEVQSGRIAQELMEAERVSRRIHVRINSNGGEVYSGIAIFNALRHSQADIRIYVDGIAASMASVIALCGKPVEMSKYARLMLHSVSGGCYGNKQDLQRCMEEIESLEGSLSEIYAERLGMSKEEVKQTYFDGEDHWLTAKEALDLGFIDDIYDADPVPADSTPAQIYTLFNNRLVEPQKNREDMNLEDVKKRPRFKDCASDADVFRLMDQLEEEAGKVPILTKENTDLKAKVKTYEDKAEAEDLAARKQLLDAAEQDGRIDATTRPIYENLLANDRENGEKALAQLPVKRRVMEDLHLEPNGEESPWNRRMREIKDKRKK; encoded by the coding sequence ATGAGCAGATTTTTCAATATTACAACGAGTGACGACGGCACCAGTACGATATTCCTGTACGGGGACATCGGAGACTATACGGAGGTGCAAAGCGGGCGCATAGCCCAGGAACTGATGGAAGCCGAACGCGTGAGCCGACGCATCCATGTGCGTATCAACAGCAACGGCGGGGAAGTGTACAGCGGCATTGCGATATTCAACGCCCTGCGCCATAGCCAGGCCGACATCCGCATTTATGTGGATGGCATAGCCGCCAGCATGGCCAGTGTGATAGCCCTTTGCGGCAAGCCCGTAGAAATGAGCAAATATGCCCGTCTGATGCTGCACAGTGTGAGCGGCGGGTGTTACGGCAACAAGCAGGACCTGCAGCGTTGCATGGAAGAGATAGAAAGCCTGGAAGGCAGCTTGAGTGAAATCTATGCCGAGCGGCTGGGCATGAGCAAGGAAGAAGTGAAACAGACCTATTTTGACGGCGAGGACCATTGGCTGACCGCCAAGGAAGCCCTGGACCTTGGTTTCATAGACGACATCTATGATGCAGACCCCGTGCCGGCAGACAGTACACCGGCGCAGATATATACTTTATTCAATAACCGGCTCGTTGAGCCACAAAAAAACAGAGAAGACATGAATCTGGAAGACGTAAAGAAACGCCCGCGCTTCAAGGACTGCGCGAGTGATGCGGATGTGTTCCGCCTGATGGACCAACTGGAGGAAGAGGCAGGCAAGGTACCTATCCTTACGAAAGAGAACACCGACCTGAAGGCCAAGGTGAAGACCTACGAAGACAAGGCTGAAGCCGAAGACCTTGCCGCCCGCAAGCAGCTGCTTGACGCAGCCGAGCAGGACGGTCGCATTGATGCGACTACCCGCCCCATCTACGAAAACCTTTTGGCCAATGACCGCGAGAACGGCGAAAAGGCCCTGGCCCAACTGCCGGTAAAGCGCCGTGTGATGGAAGACCTGCATCTGGAACCGAATGGTGAAGAAAGCCCCTGGAACAGGCGTATGCGAGAAATTAAGGACAAACGTAAAAAGTGA
- a CDS encoding BACON domain-containing protein — MAIIVRNTNYSGEVLEQLLTLAATSNEIVEKGLIMVIPGVEKKISLPRLKTGKMLQKRKENPGVEDSKGNFNYDEKSLDPVDFMAFTVFNPRTFENIWRKWQPKGNLVFSELPPEAQNALLAELAKRVQFELGDHYVNGEYGDDDDHLFNGILTQMAKDTEVIVVDSAESTMLGRLKAMRAKIPVAIRNNPDLRILMSVNDFDKYDDELTQRESKNTSETDVNARRYKGITIETLAAWPDDLIVCTLCSPDAGGNLFAAVNLQDDEDVIQIDKISNASELYFFKMLMKADTNIAFGEEVVVLDKRSNPVFKASEKKISVDPASVTLEATGGSEEVTVTASGEYEIGSAPAGFKVEATDKGVKISAGANSGSQKTGTLTLTLNADRSKTAKITITQNQKE; from the coding sequence ATGGCAATAATTGTAAGAAACACGAATTACAGCGGCGAGGTACTGGAACAGTTGCTGACGCTTGCCGCTACGAGCAATGAGATTGTGGAAAAGGGGCTGATCATGGTGATTCCCGGTGTGGAGAAGAAAATCAGCCTGCCGCGCCTGAAGACCGGCAAGATGCTCCAGAAGCGCAAGGAGAACCCCGGCGTGGAGGATTCGAAGGGCAACTTCAACTACGACGAAAAGAGTCTTGACCCGGTGGACTTCATGGCCTTTACGGTGTTTAACCCCCGCACGTTCGAGAACATCTGGCGCAAATGGCAGCCGAAGGGCAACCTGGTATTCTCGGAACTTCCGCCCGAAGCGCAGAACGCCCTGCTTGCCGAGTTGGCCAAGCGGGTACAGTTTGAACTGGGTGACCACTATGTGAACGGTGAATATGGGGATGATGACGACCACTTGTTTAACGGCATCCTGACCCAGATGGCCAAGGATACTGAGGTGATTGTGGTGGACAGCGCAGAATCGACCATGCTGGGCAGACTGAAAGCCATGCGTGCGAAGATTCCCGTGGCCATCCGCAACAACCCGGACCTCCGCATTCTGATGAGCGTGAACGACTTTGACAAGTATGATGACGAGCTGACCCAGCGCGAGTCCAAGAACACGAGCGAAACCGATGTGAATGCCCGTCGCTACAAGGGCATTACCATTGAGACGCTTGCGGCCTGGCCCGATGATCTGATTGTGTGCACCCTCTGTTCGCCCGATGCCGGCGGCAACCTGTTTGCGGCTGTGAACCTGCAGGACGATGAAGACGTGATTCAGATTGACAAGATCTCGAACGCGAGCGAACTGTACTTCTTCAAGATGCTGATGAAGGCTGACACGAACATTGCCTTCGGTGAAGAAGTGGTGGTGCTGGACAAGCGAAGCAACCCCGTGTTCAAGGCGAGCGAGAAGAAGATTTCAGTTGACCCTGCCAGTGTGACCCTTGAGGCAACCGGTGGCAGTGAAGAAGTGACCGTGACCGCCAGCGGAGAATATGAGATAGGCAGTGCCCCTGCCGGCTTCAAGGTGGAAGCGACGGATAAAGGCGTGAAGATTTCGGCCGGTGCAAACAGTGGCAGTCAGAAAACCGGTACACTGACCCTTACGCTCAATGCCGACCGCAGCAAGACGGCCAAGATTACCATTACCCAAAACCAGAAAGAATAA
- a CDS encoding N-acetylmuramoyl-L-alanine amidase has translation MAKLKYLVIHCTATPEGREVSSADIRKWHTSPVSQGGRGWKQVGYTDLFHLQGGVERLVNNNEDAQVDPWEVTNGAKGYNSVSRHIVYAGGVAKDGKTPKDTRTGCQKKALEKYVKDFHRRFPDVRIVGHNELAAKACPSFDVQKWLKEIGINQ, from the coding sequence ATGGCAAAATTGAAGTATCTGGTAATTCACTGTACGGCAACCCCGGAGGGGCGTGAGGTATCATCGGCGGACATCCGGAAGTGGCACACTTCGCCCGTAAGCCAGGGTGGCAGAGGTTGGAAACAGGTGGGCTACACCGACCTGTTCCACCTGCAGGGCGGTGTGGAACGCTTGGTGAACAACAACGAGGATGCGCAGGTGGATCCCTGGGAAGTGACCAACGGAGCCAAGGGGTACAACAGCGTGAGCCGCCACATTGTGTATGCCGGCGGTGTGGCCAAGGACGGCAAGACCCCGAAGGACACCCGCACCGGCTGCCAGAAAAAGGCACTGGAGAAGTATGTGAAGGACTTCCATCGCAGATTCCCGGATGTGCGCATTGTGGGACACAACGAGCTGGCGGCCAAAGCCTGCCCCAGTTTCGATGTACAGAAATGGCTGAAAGAAATAGGTATTAACCAATAA